CAGCAAGATTCGAACCTGTATCCTCTGGGTAATGGACAAacgagttgtttaaaatagaacacccgtgtgtCTTTGCCGCCCACGCGTGGATGGATAAGTTACCATATTTCGGAACTTTTGCTCACTAAAACTTTTgcattattattgtttacagTCGTGAACGGTTACAATGGCAATGCGTTACGTCTGTACCAAACAAGCGACACATTCAATGGAGTCGGGGCCGTTGCGGATGAGTGCGTATTCGAACCAGCCAACCAATGCAATGGAGGTATGTGGCATTACATGGAACACCACGCTGTTACAACAACACTTTTCACTCCCCAGGATTAACAGCAGCCGCGTGGTTGCGACCGCATGCGTGGTCAGCATCAGCCAGACTCTTCGGCACCGGTACAAGCATATTGAGTATTGTCGGGTTCGCGATACGGGTGCGCTCATCTTTTTTAACACGCGAGTTGTATGGGGAAGTCGTTCTAATAAACGGTaagtatgaaatatttttcatatttgtttaattatattaacaaCACTGTTTTTTCCTGACGTTTTCCGCCTTTTTACTTGTCAAAAGTTaccgacaaagttacatacgtggtaacttgtaagcaacacgaggtgtatgaaacagaacacccgtgtgataacggctgtcgttttccccACCACATGTGAAGATACGTGACTTTCATTCACCCATTCATCCACCCAGGCACTTTGTCCACTGCCACCATTGATTTGGATCTTGTACCATTGGACACGTGGACGCATTTAACCATGGTGTGGCATGAAACAACTGGTATAAAGGTGAGTTGGCTTTTATTACAAATccggtttaatttaaaactgactTCAACTTTACTGTACGTGCTGTTTAACCGACACTTTTTTCTGGATGGTTCGCTGAAGGGCCTTACATATAAAATCGCATTTAAAGGGATTAATTACTATGTTACGTAACCTCCTTTATATATCTTTACATTAGATGTACATCAACGGCACCGAACCAACTTACATTAGCCCATCAGCGTCATCTAGCGTTAGTGGTCTTTTATCTTCTCTCCAGCATTTTACTTTCGGAGTTTCCTCACAACTTGAACTCGATTTCGATGAAGTAAAGTTATGGTACAACCCACTAACCCCTACCCAAGTAATGCGGGGTAAGTTGAACTGCTCGTTTATCATCATGGGTGGTCACTGTGTATGGGGGGTTTGTGGAATCTTGGGTTTATTGCgggttttgtttctttaacaGCGGTCACCAAtgtaccaacaacaacaaccggACTCAATGCTAACTACtccacaaacaacaacaacagactCAATGCAAACTActacacaaacaacaacaacagactCAATGCAAACTACtccacaaacaacaacaacagactCAATGCAAACTACtccacaaacaacaacaacggaCTCCATGCAAACTACtccacaaacaacaacaacagactCAATGCAAACTACtccacaaacaacaacaacagactCCATGCAAACAGTAGGACAAACAGCAACAACGAATACTTTACAAACAACGCCACCAATTATTATAGTTAACGGTAAGTAACCTGAGGTCTTGGTTTAAATACTATACAAGCCTTAAGCTCCCACGTTCAATGTGGGGTCGTATTATGTTCATGATAAGTATGCAGGTTTAACATcttgggcgtatgtgtcattgggcaagacacataacgacaattgctccaacctagtggtcactaatgggttgtccaaattatcagccaaacataaaataatcacccacaaagttacatatgtggtaactcataataagcggacacgaggtgtatgaaacagaacacctgtgttataacgaatgcaTGTCGTTAACCCGCCATgtaatgataaataagttacattccacACCTAACACTAAACCTCCAACAGGACGTGCATGCGACTCACTTTGCCTGGGACTCGCCATCGGCCTTCCTTTAGGCTTGATGTTGATTGTTCTTGTCgttgtgtgttgttgttgttgtcgaAACTCGAATGGTTGTTG
This genomic interval from Ciona intestinalis unplaced genomic scaffold, KH HT000152.2, whole genome shotgun sequence contains the following:
- the LOC108950434 gene encoding uncharacterized protein LOC108950434, with translation MQTTPQTTTTDSMQTTPQTTTTDSMQTVGQTATTNTLQTTPPIIIVNGRACDSLCLGLAIGLPLGLMLIVLVVVCCCCCRNSNGCCACCCGGAGGDDDDEKERETDTAL